CGTCAACAAGCTGACGAACGTCAATCAGATTGCCTCTTCCCTGAACACCGACGCCGTTCGCCACCTCTTGCCGAGCGAGGCACGGGACATTCAGCGCCTCATGTCCTCTAACACGACGGGGCTCGGCAGCCTTGGCACGGCCGCAGACCGGATCCGCAGCAGCAACCGTGTCGAGCTTCCCGCGCTTCGCCCGGACGCTACCGCTTTCGAGCGTTCGAACCGCGATGCCATTTCTCGCAATGGCGACATGGCGGCGCGCGACGCGGCCATTGCCGAGGCAGCATATGGCGTCACCGCCCAGAGAACGACGGGTCTCGAGGAACTGCGTTCGTCGCTGGACACCGCGTCGGACGCGAAGGACGTGATGGATATCCAAGCCCGTGTTGGCGTGGAAAATGCACATATCCAGAACGATGCGGTCCAGCTTCAGGCGCTTCAGATGCGGCAGACCGCCGAGGCGAGACTGCGTTCGCAGCGAGATGACGAGACCGGCCTCGCCAAGCTTCAGCAGAGCCTGAGTAGCCGGCCGTGAAGGGGATCGCCGCGGCCCTCCCAGTTCTCGCGGCCACGTTCCTGAGTGGTTGCGGGCAGCCGATCGGCAAGGCGGACCTGAAGTCCGATCCCAAGTTACGCGCTGAGATCCTCGCCGCGTGCGCCAACGGCACCCACACCGATGCCCAGGAATGCAGCAACGCAAAGGACGTCGAGAACGCCGACAAGCTCGAGCGTTCGCTGGGTCACAAATAGGCGGGGAATTGGCCATGGCGTCCACACTCTTCGCGGATATCTACACCAACATCGACGGGAAGCTCGATCTCTTCCTGAACGAGCGTCTCAACAACGTCATTGATGTCGTGCGGGGACCGCTGGCGCTTGGCTTGGTCATCTACATCGCGCTGTTCGGCTATATGGTGATGCGCGGTATCGTCAGCGAGCCTTGGGGCGAGCTGGTGTACCGGATGGTGAAGCTCTGCCTCCTCTATGT
The Sphingobium sp. Z007 genome window above contains:
- a CDS encoding type IV secretion system protein gives rise to the protein MKAIRALAIVGGLAISVPAFAQGIPVYDSSTFLQTLSTVKNTLSMIEQGKQQISQATDMFNSVNKLTNVNQIASSLNTDAVRHLLPSEARDIQRLMSSNTTGLGSLGTAADRIRSSNRVELPALRPDATAFERSNRDAISRNGDMAARDAAIAEAAYGVTAQRTTGLEELRSSLDTASDAKDVMDIQARVGVENAHIQNDAVQLQALQMRQTAEARLRSQRDDETGLAKLQQSLSSRP
- a CDS encoding EexN family lipoprotein, coding for MKGIAAALPVLAATFLSGCGQPIGKADLKSDPKLRAEILAACANGTHTDAQECSNAKDVENADKLERSLGHK